The genome window GAGGATAGGGTGGCGGGGGATTCCCTTGATAGGGTTGCCGTCCTTATCGAGAGGGAAACTCTTGGCTCCGAGGGTTACACCCTGGTAGAGTTTCACATTGTCGCCGATGATGCAGGTAGCTCCAATCACCACACCCGTACCGTGGTCGATGGTGAAGTGCTTGCCGATGGTAGCCTCTGGGTTAATATCAATACCGGTTTCCGAATGAGCCAGTTCAGTCATCATTCTCGGAATGAGCGGCACTCCCAGTTCGTGCAGTACGTGGGCTATGCGGTAGTTGGTAATCGCTTTGATGACCGGGTAGCAGGAGATGATTTCTCCGTGGCTCATGGCAGCCGGGTCGCCCTCGTAGGCAGCCTCTACATCGGTAGCCAGAATCTTGCGAAGTCTCGGGAATTCCATGATTGCCTTGGCTGCAATCACGCCTGCCTTGGCACGCTGGTGCTGCAGTTCAGCCTGGGTTTCCGTTTCGCAGTCGTTGGCGAAGCAGAGACCGGCGAGGATCTGCTCTGACAGCATCTCATAGAGTTTCTCTACTCTTACTCCAATGTGATATTTGATGGTTGAGATATTTACCGAAGAATTGCCGAAATATCCCGGAAAGAGGATAGAACGGGACAAACTGATGATTTCTTCGAGCGCCTTGCCCGAAGGAAGTGGATTCCCGTCTCGATGCTGATGGAAGAGACCCTTCAAAGATTCGGCGCTCGAAAGCTCCTCGATGGTCTCTGTCAGCTGATGAGTTAATGTATCTTTACTCATTTTCTTAATGTCTCAATAAAATTTGAGTGCAAAGATACGATTATTTTCTTGAATGACAAAGAAATAGCTATGGTTTTTTGTATTTTTTAGAGTGATTTTTTGGGGGATGAAAAATGGAAAGACCCATATACGGCGTTTTACCGTACATGGGTCTGGCTTGTCTTATTTTGCGATGCTGTCCAGGAAGAGGAGCAGTCGGTTGGTGACGTTTACCTCTGAAACACCGGAATCGAAGTCGAGCGATACGAGGTTGAGTGTAGGGAACCGGTCGTGGAGACGTTTCTCGATGCCCTTGGAAATCACGTGGTTGGCGATGCAGCCGAAAGGCTGGAGCGAGATGATGTTGTTCACGCCATCACGGATGTAACCTACGATGTCGGCAGGCAGAAGCCAGCCTTCTCCAAACTGGGCTGCGAGCGAAACCAGTCCCTGTACGTCCTTCGCATCATCATAGATATTGGTGAACGGACGGAAGTAGCGGAACTTGCCGGCTGCCTTGTTTACCTGGCGCAATCTTCTGCCTATCAGCGCCTGATAAGCGCCCTTGATGATGAAATCGGGCACTTTGGTGCAACTCAGCCGCATGTGTTTCTGTATCTCTACATTCACAAATTCCTGCAGGAAGAAAGGGGCAAGCAGAGGCGGAACCACCTCAATGCCGCGCGAAATGATGTTCTGCTCCAGGAACTGGTGGGCGAAAGGATTGAACTTCAGGAAGATTTCGCCTACGATTCCTACCTTCGGCAACGTTCTGTCGAGGGTCATCTGGTTGAATTCTTCGGCTGCCTGTTCCAGGAGTCGGATGAGTCCTTTGGCTGAATTCTGGGCGATAGGTCCGTCTATCAGCTGCATGTATTTATCGCGCAACTCTCTGGCAATGCCCGGTTTACGCTCTCTTACGATGCAGGCGTTGTACATTTCGTTGATTGCATCGCCATAGAAAATGGCGGTAACGATAATCTGACTGTATTTCAGCCAAGGCACATTGAAGCCGTCCTGCTCGTTGTAGTCTTGCTTGTCGTCTGTTGAGCCTGATGCTTCGCCTGTTGAGGCTGTTACACCGAGCGTGAGCAGCGGAATGTCCTGGAATCCATTGGAAATCATCGCACGTTTGATGAGGCCGGCGTAGTTGGTTGCGCGACATTGGCCGCCCGTCTGACTCATCACTACTGCCGTATTATTCAGGTCGTATCTGCCTGATTTCAAGGCTTTGATGATGTCGCCGACGATGAGTGTTGCCGGATAACAGACTTCGTTGTTGGCAAACTTCAAGCCGAGTTCGGCGCTTACCTCATTGCTCATCGGAAGTACCTTTACATCATAGCCTATCAGTTTCAGGATAGGTGGAATGATAGGGGTGAGGTATTCGGTCATGAAAGGAGCGAGAATCTTGCGATGAATATCCTGCCTGGTGAATACCTTGGTCTGCTGTAAATGTTGAATGTTGAGTGTTGAATGTTGAATTTCTTCAGCTGTTGAATTTTTCACTCTTCGTTCTTCACTCTTCACTTCCTTTACTCCCTTCAGGCTTTCTATCAGCGAGCGGACACGGAGCTTCAGGGAGCCGATATTGCTCACGTCATCTATCTTCAGCAGCGTGAAAGGCTTGTTGTGGCGCTTCATGATGTCGCGAATCTCGTCCTGGATAAAACTGTCAGGACCGCAGCCGAAACTGGTCATCTGGACGAAATGAACCTCATCGCCCTGTTCGGCTACCCATTGTGCTGCCTTCAGAATACGGTTCATATACGCCCATTGCTTCACGAGATAAGTCTCTGGCTGACAGTTGTATGCTTCGTTGTTGTCTTGGCTGGCTAAAGCTGCCTCATTTCTTTCTGTCGCCAGGTCCTCCAGATTGAAGTCTTTGAAATCTGCAAAGAGATTACCCCGGGCGATGTCTTCGCTGATGACGTTGACTCCCAGATTGGCTATCATCTCGCTCAGCTTGTGCTGAATCAGCGGGTCAGTATGATAAGGACGGCCTGCCAGCAGAATCGTAAGTCCCTTGTTTGGCTTAAGAGCCACTGTTTCTTCATTTTTCAGAATCTCCCAGCCCTGTTTCTTGATTTCGGCAGCATATACTGCCTGAGCATAGAGGGCCTCTCTCAGCGCTTTATGGGCAGTCTTCTTGCTTACTCCCAGTTGCTTGAGATAATCGGTAATCTGCTTTTCCAGCGCCTTAGGCTGGGCAAAGTTGATGACGGGCGTATCGATCGGTTTCTTCAGATTGATGACCGACTTGATGACATCGCTGTAGCCCGAAACGACCGGACAGTTGAAGCTGTTCAGCGTATTCTTCGGGTCGTCATTATGCTCATAAACCACGTATGGCATGAGGATGCGGTCAACCTTCGGGTTCTCGTTGAGTTCCTTCAGATGACTGTGAGCCAGTTTAGCCGGGAAGCAGATATTGTCGCTCATCACCGTATTCAAGGCTCCTTCATACTGGCTGAAAGTGGAATCGGAAGAGAGAATCACGCCCAATCCGGCTGCCCGGAGCAGCGCATTCCAGAACGGATATTCCTCGTACATGTTGAGGATGCGAGGAATGCCTACCCATGTACCGCGAAACGCCGTAGCAGGTGGGTTAACTACCTCTCTATCAAATAGTAAACTGTATTTGTATTCGTAGATATTTTTGCCTTTTATCCCGTTTACTCCCTTGTTGTTGAACACACGCTCGCACTTGTTTCCGGAGTAGAATCGGTTACCGCCGGCAAAGGTGTAGCGGGAAACATAACAATGGTTTTCGCAGCCTTTGCATTGCAGCTGTTTGGTTTCATAATGAGCCAGATTCTGGAGATCATCGATGGATCTTGATGAGGCAGGGTGCTCGTCTTCTCCAGATGTGCGATGCTTGTAATCTGCCGCTGCATGAAGGGCACAGCCGTAGGCGCCCATCAGTTCAGGCATGTTGCTTCGTGCCACTTCGGTATGGGTGAGCAACTCAAATGCTCTTACCACCGCATCGTTTCTCATTGTACCACCCTGCACAACGATTTTGCCTCCAAGGTTCTCATTACCATGGAGTTTCAATACCTTATAAAGACAGTTCTTGATGACCGAATAAGAGATTCCGGCAGAAATATCAGCTACAGAAGCGCCCTCTCTGAGCACCTGTTTTACCTTCGAGTTCATGAAGACGGTGCAGCGGGTTCCCAGGTCGCAGGGAGCCTTCGACTGGCAGGCGAGTTGAGCAAAATCGCCTACAGAATAACCCATATTGTTGGCAAAGGTCTGGATGAATGTTCCGCAGCCCGAACTGCACGCCTCGTTGAGTTCCATGCGCACCACAGCCCCTTTCTCCACGAAGATAGCCTTCATGTCCTGTCCGCCGATGTCCAGGATAAAACTCACGTCAGGCATGAGTGAGGCAGCCGCTCTTTCGTGCGCCATTGTTTCGATAATGCCGCTATCGAGGCCGAAAGCCGCCTTGATAAGTTCTTCGCCGTAACCTGTAGAGCAGGAGCCTACGATTTCCAGTTCAGCGCCTCGCAATGCAGCTTCCTGCTTCAGGGCGTTCAGTCCATCCGCTACAGCCTTGATCGGATTTCCCAGATTCAGGCGGTAATTGGTAAAGACAATATCTCCCGTAGGCGTCTCCGCATTCACCCTTACCGCAACAATCTTCGTCGTAGTAGAGCCCGAGTCAATACCAATCACAACCTGCTGTTTTCCTTTATTCAGCGGTTTGGTTTCCGTAGCGAATTTCGCCTTAGATTTGAGCCATTCCTGGTGCTCTTTCTCATTCTTGAACAGAGGCAGCAGACTGCTGGTCCATTCCGTTTGTATTTCTTTTTTCATCCGGCTTCTGAGAACAGATACTGAGGCAGCAGAATCTGCCGATTTAGCCCGATAAGCACAGCCCAGAGCCGGAATGAGATTGCTGTTTCCTGATACGATGAAGTCGTTTGGAGAGAGATGGAGATAATCGCAGAAAGCCTTGCGGAGAGCCGGAAGAAAGGTAAGCGGACCGCCGCAGAGCAGGATAGGAGCCTCGAAACTGATGCCGTGAGAAAGCGTAACCACCGTCTGTACGGCGATGGAATGGAAGATGCTGGCTGCAATATCGGCTTCGGGCAGATTGCGCGCCATCAGGTTCTGGATGTCGGTCTTGGCAAACACGCCGCAGCGGGCAGCCATCGGATAAACGTGCTCTGCCTTCATCGCCAACTCGCTCATCTTCTGGTTCTCTACGCCCATCAGCACACTCATCTGGTCGATGAAAGCGCCCGTTCCGCCGGCGCAGTTGCCGTTCATGCGCAGTTCCATATTTCCGTTTTCCTTGAAGAAGATAACCTTCGCGTCCTCGCCACCAATATCGATGAGCGCCTTCGCCTCAGGATGAGCCGTACGGGCATAGACCGATGCAGCCACCACCTCCTGTACAAACTCCGCCTGGAGCTGTTCGGCAGTAGCCATTCCTACGCTTCCCGTTACGCAGATTCTTGCCTCTGCATCGCCCGTGAGGGCTAAAATCTCATCGAAATATTGTGACACAAGTTCGTTGACACGAGCGTTGTGGCGTTCGTATTTTGAGTAAATTACCCGATTATCGCTGTCGATAACGGCTATTTTGGCTGTCGTAGAGCCAACGTCCAGTCCTATGTAATAAGTCTTCTCCATTTCTCTTATCTCAAGTGTTTTCTTTTATCTTCTAGTATCTTCTTATCTTCTAGTGGCTTTTCCCAAGTTCCATCTGCTCTCTTCTCATATCCCTGAAAGCGCTCCAGGCTATCGGAACCGCAACGGCAAACGAGCAGCAATCTGCCCACATCTGACACATCTCAACGCCCAGCAGTCCGAAGAAATAGGGGAGGATGAAGATGAGCGGAATGAAGAAAAGTCCGCTGCGTGCTGCCGCTACGATGTTGGCTCTCACCGGTTTACGGATGGTCTGCATCAGCATGTTGGTGAGCACGATACTGGCTACGAGCGGAAAACTGAGCACCTGCCATCGCAAAGCCACCGAACCTACGGCTACAACCGCTGCATCATCGCGGAAGATGCTGATGATGGATGTTGAGAAGATGAAGCCGAGAAGGGCACAGACGCTGAGGAAAACCGTGCCGCATTTGATGCAGAAAAAGAAGGCTTCCTTTACGCGCCCATAGAGTTTGGCTCCGTAGCAGAATCCGCAGAGCGGCTGGAATCCCTGACCCAGACCGATGACCATCGCATAGGTGAAGAAGGAGATGCGGGTAACGATGCTCATGCCCGCAATGGCTGCATCGCCAAACGCACCTGCTGCCACATTGAGCATCAGCGTAGCAATACTTCCCAGTCCCTGTCTTGACAGCGAAGGGGTTCCGCCGAAGATAATCTCCTTGGCAAAGGCGCGGGTAGGGGTGAAATTGCTGAGACGGATGCGGATGTTCTCGCCTTTATGCGTCATCCAGAAGAGCATGGCGCAGCCGAAACACTGGCTGATGAGGGTGGCTACGGCGGCTCCGGTAATGCCCAGCTGGAAGTAGAGAATGAGCAGAGGAGCCAGAATCAGATTGAGCAGCACCCCCGACATGATGCCCTTCATCGCATACATCGCATTGCCCTGGAAGCGCATCAGGTTATTCAGCGTAAGCGAGGTGGTCATAAAGGGAGCACCCAGCAGGATAATGCCCAGATAACGCTCTGTATAAGGAAGAATGGTGGGCGTAGAACCCATCAGAAGGCAGAGCGGAGTGAGGAAAAGATGACCTAGAATGGCGATGAGGAGACCGGTAAGAAAACTCAGCACAAAGCCCGTTGTTGCCATCTTCTGTGCCTCTTCCGTATGCTTGGCGCCCAACTGTCGCGAAACATAATTGCCTGCTCCGTGACCGAAGAAAAAACCAATCGCCTGAATCACAGCCATTGCTGCAAAGGCAACGCCTACCGCTGCCACACTCTGCGTGTTGATGCTGCCCACGAAATAGGTGTCGGCGAGGTTGTACATGCTCGTCGACAGCATACTGATAATCGTTGGTATGGCCATCGTAAAAATCACATGATGCACAGGGGCATGAGTGAGGAACGTATAGTTGTCTCTTTTCTCTTTCTTCATAACTTTATGATGCTCTTTTGGGGCATTTCGACCTGCAAAGGTACATAAATATCCACAAAGTTGGACAATTATGAACCAACTTTTATAAATTTATAAGAAAAGAGTTGCATTATTCATAAATTTATTGTATTTTTGTGCCGCAATTGAATATATATACATAAAACAATATACTAATGAATGATGAGATAAGAATCATACCGATAACGACTAAAAAAGGGCTGAAAACCTTCATTCAGTTTCATTATGATCTCTACAGAGACCATAAGTTTGCCATTCCCTTTTTGCGTTTCGACGAGATGAATACGCTGGACCCAAAGAAGAATCCTGCCTTCGAATTCTGCGAGGCACAATACTTTCTGGCGGTTGACAGCGAGGCTCGTATCGTAGGTAGAATTGCTGCCATTATCAACCATCGTGCCAACGAACAGTGGAACAAGAAGCAGGTTCGCTTCGGCTGGTTTGATTTCGTGGATAATGTTGCGGTTTCCTGTGCCTTGTTGCGCGCAGTAGAAAGCTGGGGCAAGAGCAGGGGAATGAACGAATGCGTAGGTCCGCTCGGATTTACGGATATGGACCGTGAAGGCTTGCTCATCGAGGGTTTCGACCGGAAGTCTACGATGTATATCAATTACAATTATCCTTATTATAAGACGCATCTGGAGAGTTATCCGCTCTATGAGAAGGATAACGACTGGCTGGAGTACCGCATCAGAATTCCGGAAGTGACGCCGGCTAAGTTTGCCAAGACAGCCCAGATGATAGAGAGCCGATATAATCTGCATGTTCATAAGTTCACCCGCCGGGAACTGACCTCGGGAGGAATGGGTAGGAAGGTGTTCGAAATAGTGAACGAAACTTATAAGAATCTCTATGATTTCCAGCAGCTTACGGAGAAGCAGATAGATGAATATGTAAATACTTATATCAAGAAGGCTGACTTGAACCTGGTAACGGGTGTGGTAGATGGCAACGTTGGCAACAAGCTGGTAGCCTTCGGTGTTTCCTTCCCTTCGTTTACCGATGCGCTGCGTGAGATAGGCGATGGCAAGCTTTTCCCTACGGGTTGGCTGAAGGTGCTGAAGGTTCTGAAGTGGCACAAGACGGATACGGTAGATTTGCTCTTGATTGGTGTTCTTCCGGAATATCGCAAGAAGGGAGCCAACGCGCTTATTTTTGCCGATCTGATAGAGCAGTATCGCCGTTATGGCTTTAAATGGGCTGAAGCAATGCCGCAGATGGAGACCAATACCGGTGTTCAGAGCCAGTGGCAGTATCTGGAGAGCGAACAGCATCGCCGTCATCGCTGCTATAAGAAGAAGATTTAAAAGTCTCTGTTTTGAGCCGTTTAGCGGTAAAAAAGATAGAAAATGGGCTAAAAAGTTAATAAATGTAACTCGCTCTAAATTGGACTTTGATTGAAAATCAAGAAGTTGGTCGTTTGCCTATATTATATAGGTAACAATATGGAAACGAGCGGACTTCTGCTCGTTTCTGTATTTTGCAATATGCAAAGAACGCCTTAATTCGGGGACAAAGATACGATATTTTTCTAAATATCCAATGATTTACAAGAGGAATTTTATGGAAATTAGAACTTTTGCATAAAATCTGATGCTTAGCAACACAATATACATCCTAAAATAAACAGCAGGTGTTCGGACATAGACTATCCGAACACCTGCTGCCATAACGTTTTATTGCTGACAATGATTCTGACATCAGCTTTCATATACTTTTGCAGTATAGGAGTATTTTGTCCCTGTGTGCTCACTGTGGCTATAGCCATAAAATAGTTGCCATCTTCTCTATGTATGAGTTTGGCATTATGGCTTATGATGTTGCAGTTATAAGATGCATTGTCGTTGCCCTCGAAAGAAACATGAGCTGTCCTTGGCTCATCGAAAAGATGCAAATACTTATATGGTACAAACACTTGCACTGTTCTTTGATTGAGAACCTCACCATTAGCCTCTATGGATATAGGATAAGGTATCTTATAGAAAGCGACTGCGAGGGCGAGGACTATGATGGTAATGATTATAGTCCCCAAGCTGACGAGGCGAGGAGGAACCTTGCCTATCACGTTCCTCACCTTCTCACTTCTCAACTCGATATTATCTGATTCTCTTTCTTTCTGTTCCATGTCAAAAACATTTTAGTTTCCCAATTCCAATTGATTCTTCACAAGATTATAGTATGCCCCTCGCTTGGCGGTCAAAGACTCATGGTTGCCAACCTCAACGACCTTACCATGGTCTATGACTACGATTTGGTCGGCATTCTTCACCGTACTCAGTCGATGAGCCACAATCACAACAGTCTTGCCCTTGTAGAACTTATCCAAGTTCTCCACGATGCTTCTCTCGTTGTTAGCATCTAGCGAGTTGGTTGCCTCGTCAAGGAAGATATAGTCTGGATTCTTATACACCGCCCTTGCTATCAAGATGCGTTGTTTCTGTCCCTGGCTCAGTCCCACGCCATCACGTCCAATCTTGGTGTTGAACTTCAGAGGCAAAGCCATCACATAATCCTTGATACAAGCTATCTCGGCTGCTTTTAGCAACCGTTCCTTGTCTATGTCACCATCATCAACAGCAATGTTTCGTGCGATACTCTCCGAGAAGATGACACCTTCCTGCATCACAACGCCACATTGTCTGCGCCACCATTTCTTGTTGAGCTTGTTGATGTCAGTATTGCCTATGTTGATTTGTCCCTCCAAGACGGGATAATAACCAAGCATCAAACGGATGAGGGTGGTCTTTCCACTGCCAGATGCGCCAACGATGGCTGTTACCTTACCTTGCGGAATGTGAATGTTCACATTGTCTATGGTCTTGCGCAAAGCATGTGGATCATATTTGAACATGATGTTCTTGATGTCGATGCCCTCGTCCTTGTCCTCAATAGAAGTTAGCAAGCCTTCCTTTCCGTTCTCATCATCCATCTGGTGAATCTCGTTGATTCGTTCCAAGCTAATCTTCACATCTTGCAGAGAATAGAAGAAGTTCATCAGTTGCTCCACAGGCGAGTTGAGCTGTCCGATGATGTATTGCACGGCAAGCATCATACCGAGTGTCATTTGACCATGGATTACGGCGGTGGCTGCAACTACCGTGATGATGATGTTCTTCACCTCGTTGATGAAGATACTTCCAGCCTCCTGTGTCTGTTGGAGTTTGAGTGATTTCATCTGCACCCCGAACAAGTCTGCTTGCGTGTCCTCCCATTCCCATCTTCTGCGTTGCTCACAATCCTGCAACTTGATTTCCTGCATGGAGGTGATAAACTCGTAGGTCTTATTGTTGTTAATAGCTTGCTGCTCAAACAATTCATAGTCGAGCACCTTTCTCCGTTTCAAGAACAAGGTCATCCATGCGCCATAGAGGATGCTTCCCAACAAGAAGATGGCAAACACAAACTTGTTATAGAAGAACAACACCACCGAGAAGACCACGAAGGTGAGCATGGCAAAGGTAATATTGAGCGTTTGCTGAGTGAGGAAGTTGTTCACACGGCTATGGTCGTTCATTCTCTGCATCAAGTCGCCCATGAGCTTCGTGTCAAAGAAAGACATCGGCAACTTCAAGAGCTTGATGAAGAAGTCGCTCACCAATGAAATATTGATGCGCAAGGATATATGAAGCAATAGCCATCTGCGGATAAAGTCGATTGCCGTTCGGCTGATAGTGAGCATCAACTGTCCCAACAGGATAAGCCAAACAAAGCCGATGTCTTGGTTCTTGATGCCGACATCTACAATGGACTGGGTAAGGAATGGCAAGACAAGCTGCAAGAGGCTTCCGACTACCAAACCCAAGATAATTTGTCCGAAATACTTGCGATATTTCCTCACATATCCAAGGAGAAAGCGGAAAGACCTCTTCTCTTTGATGTGTTCTTCGCCCTCCATCTTGTAAGTATAGAAGGCTGGAGTGGTTTCCAAGAACATGGCAATGCCCTTGTCCTCATCATTGGATTTTGTGCTTATCCAATGCTGCTTAAATTCTTCTAAGCCATAAGTAACCAATCCCTTCCCTGGGTCAGCGACATAGAATTTCTTGCCTTTCTTTACCTTATACAAGACAACAAAGTGATTCTGATTCCAATGAAGAATACAAGGTAGAGAGGCTTCACCTAACATAGAAATGGTAGTTTTTGTACTTATTGTGTGTAATCCTAGGATATTAGCTCCCTCATTGATGCCTAGCATGGACACCCCTTCCGTTGTTGCAAAGCAAAGTTTCGACAGTGAATCCATTGTGTACTCTCTGCCGAAACATTTACATATCATTTGCAAGCATGCTACCCCACATTGCATAGAATCATGTTGGTGGGTGAATGTAAAATTATTTTTCATCTTGAATATTAATCGTTTTTTTACAAGCGTTTTCTTTGTTGTATTCCCGCACCTGTTCCTTTGTATTTGTCTTTTTTTGCATTTAAAGCATATCGAACAGTCAACATAACAGAACTTGACGAATAAGATTTGATATTTGAACAACTCTGTTTACCAGAATATATGACACGTCGCAAATTGGCAGTACCAAAGATATCATTGGCATAAAGCTGTATAGTTAATCTATCTTTAAGTAATGTTTTATATAACGAAATGTCTGTATTCCAGTAA of Segatella copri contains these proteins:
- a CDS encoding serine O-acetyltransferase — translated: MSKDTLTHQLTETIEELSSAESLKGLFHQHRDGNPLPSGKALEEIISLSRSILFPGYFGNSSVNISTIKYHIGVRVEKLYEMLSEQILAGLCFANDCETETQAELQHQRAKAGVIAAKAIMEFPRLRKILATDVEAAYEGDPAAMSHGEIISCYPVIKAITNYRIAHVLHELGVPLIPRMMTELAHSETGIDINPEATIGKHFTIDHGTGVVIGATCIIGDNVKLYQGVTLGAKSFPLDKDGNPIKGIPRHPILENDVIVYANATILGRITIGEGCVVGANVWVTKDMKPKTKKYKKEKQSLLDIEFNNGTGI
- a CDS encoding acyl-CoA dehydratase activase-related protein; this translates as MEKTYYIGLDVGSTTAKIAVIDSDNRVIYSKYERHNARVNELVSQYFDEILALTGDAEARICVTGSVGMATAEQLQAEFVQEVVAASVYARTAHPEAKALIDIGGEDAKVIFFKENGNMELRMNGNCAGGTGAFIDQMSVLMGVENQKMSELAMKAEHVYPMAARCGVFAKTDIQNLMARNLPEADIAASIFHSIAVQTVVTLSHGISFEAPILLCGGPLTFLPALRKAFCDYLHLSPNDFIVSGNSNLIPALGCAYRAKSADSAASVSVLRSRMKKEIQTEWTSSLLPLFKNEKEHQEWLKSKAKFATETKPLNKGKQQVVIGIDSGSTTTKIVAVRVNAETPTGDIVFTNYRLNLGNPIKAVADGLNALKQEAALRGAELEIVGSCSTGYGEELIKAAFGLDSGIIETMAHERAAASLMPDVSFILDIGGQDMKAIFVEKGAVVRMELNEACSSGCGTFIQTFANNMGYSVGDFAQLACQSKAPCDLGTRCTVFMNSKVKQVLREGASVADISAGISYSVIKNCLYKVLKLHGNENLGGKIVVQGGTMRNDAVVRAFELLTHTEVARSNMPELMGAYGCALHAAADYKHRTSGEDEHPASSRSIDDLQNLAHYETKQLQCKGCENHCYVSRYTFAGGNRFYSGNKCERVFNNKGVNGIKGKNIYEYKYSLLFDREVVNPPATAFRGTWVGIPRILNMYEEYPFWNALLRAAGLGVILSSDSTFSQYEGALNTVMSDNICFPAKLAHSHLKELNENPKVDRILMPYVVYEHNDDPKNTLNSFNCPVVSGYSDVIKSVINLKKPIDTPVINFAQPKALEKQITDYLKQLGVSKKTAHKALREALYAQAVYAAEIKKQGWEILKNEETVALKPNKGLTILLAGRPYHTDPLIQHKLSEMIANLGVNVISEDIARGNLFADFKDFNLEDLATERNEAALASQDNNEAYNCQPETYLVKQWAYMNRILKAAQWVAEQGDEVHFVQMTSFGCGPDSFIQDEIRDIMKRHNKPFTLLKIDDVSNIGSLKLRVRSLIESLKGVKEVKSEERRVKNSTAEEIQHSTLNIQHLQQTKVFTRQDIHRKILAPFMTEYLTPIIPPILKLIGYDVKVLPMSNEVSAELGLKFANNEVCYPATLIVGDIIKALKSGRYDLNNTAVVMSQTGGQCRATNYAGLIKRAMISNGFQDIPLLTLGVTASTGEASGSTDDKQDYNEQDGFNVPWLKYSQIIVTAIFYGDAINEMYNACIVRERKPGIARELRDKYMQLIDGPIAQNSAKGLIRLLEQAAEEFNQMTLDRTLPKVGIVGEIFLKFNPFAHQFLEQNIISRGIEVVPPLLAPFFLQEFVNVEIQKHMRLSCTKVPDFIIKGAYQALIGRRLRQVNKAAGKFRYFRPFTNIYDDAKDVQGLVSLAAQFGEGWLLPADIVGYIRDGVNNIISLQPFGCIANHVISKGIEKRLHDRFPTLNLVSLDFDSGVSEVNVTNRLLLFLDSIAK
- a CDS encoding N-acetyltransferase, which encodes MNDEIRIIPITTKKGLKTFIQFHYDLYRDHKFAIPFLRFDEMNTLDPKKNPAFEFCEAQYFLAVDSEARIVGRIAAIINHRANEQWNKKQVRFGWFDFVDNVAVSCALLRAVESWGKSRGMNECVGPLGFTDMDREGLLIEGFDRKSTMYINYNYPYYKTHLESYPLYEKDNDWLEYRIRIPEVTPAKFAKTAQMIESRYNLHVHKFTRRELTSGGMGRKVFEIVNETYKNLYDFQQLTEKQIDEYVNTYIKKADLNLVTGVVDGNVGNKLVAFGVSFPSFTDALREIGDGKLFPTGWLKVLKVLKWHKTDTVDLLLIGVLPEYRKKGANALIFADLIEQYRRYGFKWAEAMPQMETNTGVQSQWQYLESEQHRRHRCYKKKI
- a CDS encoding peptidase domain-containing ABC transporter, giving the protein MKNNFTFTHQHDSMQCGVACLQMICKCFGREYTMDSLSKLCFATTEGVSMLGINEGANILGLHTISTKTTISMLGEASLPCILHWNQNHFVVLYKVKKGKKFYVADPGKGLVTYGLEEFKQHWISTKSNDEDKGIAMFLETTPAFYTYKMEGEEHIKEKRSFRFLLGYVRKYRKYFGQIILGLVVGSLLQLVLPFLTQSIVDVGIKNQDIGFVWLILLGQLMLTISRTAIDFIRRWLLLHISLRINISLVSDFFIKLLKLPMSFFDTKLMGDLMQRMNDHSRVNNFLTQQTLNITFAMLTFVVFSVVLFFYNKFVFAIFLLGSILYGAWMTLFLKRRKVLDYELFEQQAINNNKTYEFITSMQEIKLQDCEQRRRWEWEDTQADLFGVQMKSLKLQQTQEAGSIFINEVKNIIITVVAATAVIHGQMTLGMMLAVQYIIGQLNSPVEQLMNFFYSLQDVKISLERINEIHQMDDENGKEGLLTSIEDKDEGIDIKNIMFKYDPHALRKTIDNVNIHIPQGKVTAIVGASGSGKTTLIRLMLGYYPVLEGQINIGNTDINKLNKKWWRRQCGVVMQEGVIFSESIARNIAVDDGDIDKERLLKAAEIACIKDYVMALPLKFNTKIGRDGVGLSQGQKQRILIARAVYKNPDYIFLDEATNSLDANNERSIVENLDKFYKGKTVVIVAHRLSTVKNADQIVVIDHGKVVEVGNHESLTAKRGAYYNLVKNQLELGN
- a CDS encoding MATE family efflux transporter, encoding MKKEKRDNYTFLTHAPVHHVIFTMAIPTIISMLSTSMYNLADTYFVGSINTQSVAAVGVAFAAMAVIQAIGFFFGHGAGNYVSRQLGAKHTEEAQKMATTGFVLSFLTGLLIAILGHLFLTPLCLLMGSTPTILPYTERYLGIILLGAPFMTTSLTLNNLMRFQGNAMYAMKGIMSGVLLNLILAPLLILYFQLGITGAAVATLISQCFGCAMLFWMTHKGENIRIRLSNFTPTRAFAKEIIFGGTPSLSRQGLGSIATLMLNVAAGAFGDAAIAGMSIVTRISFFTYAMVIGLGQGFQPLCGFCYGAKLYGRVKEAFFFCIKCGTVFLSVCALLGFIFSTSIISIFRDDAAVVAVGSVALRWQVLSFPLVASIVLTNMLMQTIRKPVRANIVAAARSGLFFIPLIFILPYFFGLLGVEMCQMWADCCSFAVAVPIAWSAFRDMRREQMELGKSH